The Bacteroides ovatus genomic interval ACAAACTTCATCTGTTCATTGTAAGGGGGCAATTCTATTTTCAATTCAGAGAATGAAGTTTGATTCAATGATTTGAATGATGTGCCAGTCCCCATTTTCTTAATGTTGTCTTTTTGATACATTAAAGCATGATAAAGAAACTCTACGTTACATACGTTATCGTGGCACTTTGCTCTACATATAGACTGATTGGTTGCACATTCTATCTTATTGATTGCCATTACTCCGATACTACCTCGACATACATACATCAAGGTATCTACTGGGATAATCTTGCATGTAGCATATCCGGCTTCTGTGACCTTCTCGCAAGTGTCATATACATACTTATTTTTCATGTCCTCTGCAGATACCCATGGCTTATCTCCATTCCAATATTCAAGATTTGCCTTAGAAGGCGTACCTCCAGTGGATACATCAGCAAACGATTTTAGCATTCTCAAAGGATACCCCTTCTCTTTGAACATCTCGATAAATTGCGACATACTAACCAATAAATTTACGGTGAGACATTTTTACATTTGTCTGATTCACCATAGCATATTGCAATGTTGTATCAAGACTTTGATGCCCTAAGAGATGCTGGACCTGCTCTATAGGCATACCTTTATCTATCGCCATTGTCGCCAACGTACGGCGAAATTTATGAGGATGCACCTTAGGAATATTCAATTCACGCCCCAAACGACGTAAACGTATTTCCACACCACTTATCTGTAAGCGATCGTAAGGTGCTAATAATGAAACAAACAGGGCAGGATTGTCATCTATCCGTTCTGCCAAATAACGTTGTAAATGTATCTTTGTACGAGCATCGAAATAAACTCGACGTTGCTTATCTCCTTTACCGGTAACGATGCATTCCCGGTTTTCAAAGTCTATATCGTTCCGATTGAGTTTGACCAACTCCCCGACACGCATACCAGTAGAGGCCAACAAATCAATCAAGGCTAAATCGCGAATACCTTCGCAATGGTCACGCATTTGTTCTAACGCTTCATCGGAGTATGTTTCTTTGACTGTTTTTCCGACTTTTACTTTATGAATCCGACGTACCGGACTCTTCACAATATAATCCTCATCCTCAAGCCATGAAAAGAAACTTGACAAAATGCGACGTATATTGTCTACCGTAACCTTTGTAGCACCGCTTGTCTGCTGATAATCATTTAAGTAATTACGCAAGTCATCAGTAGTGATATGGCGAATATTTTTTTCTATTTTCCTGATAGCATTATTTAATGTACTTCGATAATAGTGCATCGACTTATCCGAACAACCTTCGACTCGTTTAGCCGACAAAAAACTATCTATTAATTCACTATTACCACTGCACTCTTCATTGTTCTTAGACGACACGTTGATATCACGAAAGGCATAATCTAGCACCTTTCGTAATTGACTCATTTGCTCATTGTTTAAAACTCCCAGCATAGCCTGCTCTATGTCATTAATCAGATTCTCTATCATATTATTAATAAATTTGTTATCCAATTAAGCCGCAGCTATCAACGTATCTCTCTTATTCTATCCGTTTATTAAACTCTTTATGACTTTATCGATATTTTCAATACACTGCTTCAACTCAAATTTTGATTTATCGGCTTGTGTGAGGACCTCAACAAACAAGATTTGTTCATCCATACTAGGAACAGGAACTTTCATTTTCTTGATATCTGAGAATACGATATCAACTTGATTTGTAGAACCAGTTACATATTGCCTGTATATTTCTGCTTGCGTATCATTTAAAGAAAGGTATGTATTAAGCACTTCTGGAAGAATCACTGCTCTATCTGTTGACAAGGCAATCACATGTCCATCATTTATGTAGGTATTATTGTCTGAAGGACAAATAAATACACAACATCGTCCAAGAGTACCATTTCCAGTTGCATTCAAGAGAACATCTCCTGATTCAAGTATTCTCTTCCTAACTGGGATTTCCTCGTTGTGGTATTTTATATTACCCAAACGTTGACCATCCCAATGGATACATGCTTGATTAATCACTAAGACAGAAGAAGATTCAACATATTTTGGCGTTATCCCCTTATTCATGATTGGACAAACCGATTCAAGGGTTTGCTTATTATGAGTATTATAATACATCTCGATAAATTGCGATTTCACCATTTCATCAGTGGCAACAAGTAGTTTCTTATAAGCCTCCTTCAATCGATAGGCTGCCCATAATTTATCAACAAGAACTTTTTGTTCCTCTAATGGAGGTAATTCAAACTCAAAATCAGCCAAATCAGAAAATAACACATAAGGATTTGTAGAACCTTTTGATTTAGCTATCGACCAAGTCGTAAAATCCTTTGATAGCATAATGAACGGCAACAAACGTTGCTCAAATGCATGAGGATCTTTCGTTTCAAAAACAAAAGTAGTATTAGCACATACTCCTTCAAAATCAGCAACTGCTATTTTCTTTAGATATGTTCTTCTTGAACCATACAAAATCTGACCTGGTTTAAATACACGAATAAAAGCAGGTCCAACATCATCTGTTGTAAAACATCCTTTCCTATGTATGGTTAAATCCTCCGAATCCATATGATCGCCTGCAACATAGTATTCATACGGATTATTTAGACGATCTATATTTATCTTCACATCTTTAACGACATCTCCAAACTTTACCCTACTCATATTTTAGCATACTTAAAAGATTAGCAACTTCGATATGCATTGATCTTGAAGCCTCAATCCATTTTGGGAGTGATTCATCCAAAATGTATATTTCATTTGTTCCTTTTTGCTTGACATAACTTTGTATACTAAGCAAACTCTTATTATTATCTATATCATTTATATCAGCAACTTTTGCAAAATATTCTATATCTTCAAAATTTTCATAAGCAGAAATAATTTTCTGGATGTGAGTATTTTCTAAATAACTTTCAGCATTCTTTCTTGATACCTCTCCTTTTGCGTCAATAAAAATAACTTTACCTTTATGACTATCTTCTTTTCTATTTTTGCAGATAATAATACAAGCCTCCATAGAAGCATTAAAAAATAGATTAGGACCAAGTCCAATTACGCAATCTACAATATCTATTTCAACTAATTTTTTGCGCAACTCATATTCTTCATCACGAAATAGTACACCATGGGGAAACAATATAGCACACCTACCAGTATTTCTATCCATCGAAGCAATAATATGTTGAAAAAATGCATAATCAGCTCTTCCTTGCGGAGGCGTTCCCAAGAAATTACGTCCCCACTTATCATTCATGAATTTTTCACGATTCCATTCTTTGATTGAATAAGGAGGATTTGCCAGAACAATGTCGAACTTACGAAGATGGCTGCCATCCAAGAATGCAGGATGCTCCAACGTATCTGCACATGCAATCGAAAAATCTTCAACTCCATTCAAATAAAGATTCATTCGTGCAATAGAAGAAGTCAAGCCATTCACCTCTTGTCCGAACACCTGTACACTCTGCCACTCTGCACCTTTGTTGCGAAGATAGTCTAAACATTTAACCAACATACCCCCGGAACCACAAGTTGGGTCATAAATGCTTTCATTCGGTTGTGGCTGCAGTATCTCAGCCATAAGTTGAACGACTGTTCTATTCGTATAGAACTCCTGAGCAGTATTTCCGGCATCATCGGCAAACTTTCCAACAAGGTATTCGTATGCCTGCCCCATCTCATCGGCAGGACAAGCCTTTAGGCTCAACGTATATTTAGAAAAATCCTCAATCAACGAAGTAATGATATTATCAGGCATCTTCGCCTTATTGGTCCAGCCATCCTTAGGTCCGAAAATACCTTCTAATCCTCCGATTTTTCTACCATCCATTTCCTTAGCAGGATTGGCTTGCTCAATGGCAATAAATGCTTCGACTAATTTATTACCAACATTTTCCGTCACCTCACGAACATCTCTCCAGTGCGCACCATCAGGAATACGGATGGGGAGATCTTCTACTTGCATACCTGCATACTCAACTCCTCCTTCACACACAAATCCTTCAAACTGTTCATCATAAACATCGGAAATGCGTTTGAAAAAAAGCAAAGGGAAAATATACTCTTTATATCCTGCAGCATCAATCTGACCACGCAAATGAGTGGCAGCCGCCCAAAGGAAACTTTTAAGTTCATCGAGCGTAATAGGGTCATCAGGAAGACGATATTGTTTTACTTTTTCTGCCATATTGATTATGCGTTAATGAGTAATGAAAATTCGTTCTCCAATCGCTTCACATCTGCGTATGCTTGTTTGAACTCAGCCAACACTTCCGCATAAGGACGAATTTCCTCCTTGTGGTAAACCACATAGCGATTGGGCGAAAGATTATACTCTTTATCTCTTATCTCCTGCAATGTAACGATTCGAGAATAGTCCTCTTCATCGGAGTAATTTTGATAAAGTGAATATAACCTATCTATATCATTCTCTTCTAAAATATTCTGCGCTCTCTTTTGAGTTAGAATTTTGGAACCATCTATCATCAAAATCCGTCCGGAATGATGAGCCTGTTTCATTCTTCGTATTATCAAAAAGCACGGTGAAAGTCCAGTTCCATAAAACAATTTATCTCCTAATGTAACAACGGCTTCTATCAAATCACTTTCGACTAATTGTTTCCTTATTTCTGCTTCTTGATTTCCACGAAACAGAATACCTTGCGGCATTACAACAGCCATACGCCCCTTGCCGGAAGACATAGAACATATCATATGCTGAATCCACGCATAGTCACCACAACTATCACTCGGTGTGCCATAGATATTGCGCTTATATTTATCTGAACTCCATTCCGTTGCTCCCCAATTTTCAAGAGAAAATGGGGGGTTTGCTATAACACAATCGAATTTGGCGATATTACCACCTTGAAGAATTTTTGGGTCTCTCAATGTGTCGCCTTGCATTACATTAAAATCAGATGCACCATGCAGGAATAGATTCATTTTAGCAATGGCCGCATTCACGACATTCTTTTCCTGTCCGAATATACTTCCGCAGCAAAGAGAATCATCGTGCATATATCGTATAGCTTCGATAAGCATTCCTCCACTACCACAAGCAGGATCATATACAGTTTCCCCCGGTTGCGGATCGAGAATATGCACTAATAATCTCACAACAGAACGAGGAGTATAAAACTCTCCAGCTTGAGCCTTACTATCATCGGCAAACTTCTTCAATAATATTTCATAAGCATCACCCATTAAGTCCGCAGGGTAATCCTTATTACCAAGTTTTCGTTTTGATAGATGTTCTATCAGGTCACGAATCTTGCTATCATTGAGTATTGCTTTGTTAGTCCATTTCTGAGATGAAAACATAGATAGCACCCCATACAATGTATCTGGGTTTGCTATCTCTATCTGCCTCATAGCACCGACTATGGCAGCTCCAAGATTTTCTGTACGCTCTCGGACTTCTTGCCAATGACAACCATCAGGAATAACAAAACGATGTTGTTCTGGCAGAGATGCATACTCCTTATCACCACCACTTGATATTAAAGCTTCTTCTGTTTCTTCATCATAAACATCAGATATCCGCTTGTAATAAAGTAAAGGCGTGATATAATCCTTAAAATTATCTTGGCTTACAGGACCGCGTATTATATTACAGGCCTCAAACAAGAAATTGTATAAGTCCTGTGCACCTGTAAGCTCTTTATTTATTGTTTTTTTTGCCATCTAATAACTCTGTCAAATCGTAAATTTGATATCTCTTTACTTCATTAACTCTACAACATTTTCCGACAACATTGCATTCCCAGCATCATCTTTCGGAGCGTTCTTAAGGAACAGTACAGGAACGATAGTGTAGTTCTTAGCAAACGGCAACAGATTAGCTTTGCGGAGAAGCTCAGCAGTTAGCTGTTTGCCATTCTCCCCTGTTGTCCATTTACATTCTCCGACCAACAGATACTTTTTATCGAGCGATTCAGCCATCACGTCAAATTCAACTTGTTCCGGCTTCTTATCCTCATTGAGAACAGAGCCCCACCAGCGTTTTGCTTTGCCATAAACTACTCCATTAACAAGATTTCCTGTTACGGCATCCCGACACAGTTTTTCCCATTGCATACTCACATACTCAGAGAAATGAGCAGTCAAAGCCTGTTCTATGGGTAAGCGACGACCAAGTTCAATGAACGAACGATTAGGGACAACAAACTGATAGTAGAATGCCATAAACGGATCGGCAATCTTGTAGAGGCTCTTTTTCGCATTCTTTTCATCAATCCCGAACGGAACATCTTTTTCCAAAAAACCGAGATCAACAAGTTTCTTCAATGGACGCGACAGATTAGTTGCAGGTTCATTGCATCGTGCAGCAATTTCGGAAAGACGGTTTGCACCAGTACCGATATAAGACATTATTGTCGAAGTCTTGACTATATCCTTAACATCATCCTGAAACAGTTTTACCGGCTCCTCATAAAGAGTCCCATTTACAGAAAGGATATTATGCCACATGGCATCATCAAGCGAAATTCTGTTTTCCCTCAGTTCCCAATAGCGCGGCACACCGCCCCATATAGCATACTCTTCAATAGCGTTCATCGCATTAAGGTTCAATGCCTCCTGAATATAGGGTAAACGTATAGGGGTAAGTCTCATTATCTCATCAGCACGACCATAAAGAGGCGCAGTAGAATCAAGAAACAACCCATACATCATATTTTGTGATGAACCACAAAGCACCAGATTATACTTCAACTGTTTCTCATCAACAAGTTTCTGCAATACAGACGGCAGTTCAGGAGATTGCTCCACAAGATACGGAAATTCGTCCAAACACAAAGTAAAACGTTTGTCTGTTCGATAATTAACCGCACGAAACATCGACTCCCAATCGGGATACGACAACTTCTCAAAATCAGGAAACACCTGTGCTATCACTTTTGCAAGTAATGCCCTCTGATGTTGACCTTCCGAACGGTCTGCAAGGAAGTATACATCATTTTCTGACAACACCCTTTTAATAAGCGTTGATTTACCCAATCGTCTGCGACCATACATCACAACTAACGAGGATTTCTCTCTTGCAAGAGCATCCTTCAGTCGTGCTGCTTCATCTATTCTATCAACAAATTTCATATCCCACATTATTATGCAGTGCAAACATAATGTTTTTATGGCATAATACAAAATTTTAAGCTGTATTTTTTATCCTGATAGAGTCATTATCGACTTATATGCAGAAAAAAGTGAGTTTTATCTCTTTTTCGAAGCTCTTTTCCTTGTCTTCAAACTCAAATCCTGTAATGTTTTCCCTAGTTTGTCTTCTTTGGCCAACCACAGAATATCATCGTCAAGCTGTAAAGCATACAACACGCGCAAATATATTCCGATTGCCACTGTCGGCACACCTTTCTCTATTCGGGACACGGTCAACGGAGAACAGGTGGCACGTTCCGCCACTTGAGCTACACTCAGATTCCTGCGCAAGCGAGCCAGTTTAATCTGTTCTCCCACAACGGACATCTTTTGTTCTAATTTTCGGGGCAACTTAGTCCCCATTGTATTCTTTGCCATGTTAACTCATCATATAATATACAAAGATACTACTTTTTACTTATTTAATGATACATTACACATAAAAAATCGCATCAAAGCCATATAATCAGTCATAGACATAATCATTTGGAATAGAATTTCAAAATTAAATGCCATCATATTATTCATAAGCACAGTATACATCTACTAACAAATAAAATACTATTCGTTATACAGGCGTAAACAACCCCTCCTTGCTATGTCTGTTTAATATTAGTTTGACCATTCAAACGAAAAGTAACTTTACTTTATCCCTGTATTCATATATACACGCATTAAAGTAAAACTAAAAGAGGGAAGAAAGAAATAGCTATACCAAAATCGAAGACCACCCCAATTATAAGCTAAAAAATCCGTGAACTCATTTATGATTTTGCATCCATAATCAGCGAAATAATCACAGACATGCCCTATCTTTGCGAAACGGAGATTTAAGAGCAAAATAGAGTCATTTTTCTCTTTTTCCCTTCGTTTGAAAACAAACTAAGGTTAAAAGTGTTAAATCTTCGATTTTCGGCAAAAAAACAAGTAAATTTTTGAGGCTTCTATCTTTTAAACCATAAACTATTGACAATCAATTAGCATAATATGCTGTGTCGGGAAATTCAGTTTGAAGTTCAAGTCCTGATAGTCCATCTTTCCGCCCTCCAAGTTCAGAAGTCCTGTTGTGGAATACCGATAATTGAAAATATAGGACGCTTTGTGCTTCTTGCTTAACGGTCCTTCGGAAGCTACATCAATTCCCATGATGCCCACTTGAAGCGTATTCTCATTCTTCTGGTTATTGCCATTGCGCAATTTCATATCAAACACACCGGATACCGCATTTCCATATTCTGCCGGAAAAGCTCCGGTAAAGAAATCGGAATTACCCAATACCTGCGAACTAAGAGATGAAAGTATTCCTCCACCCAATGTGGCAATATCCGCAAAGTGATTCGGGTTGGGAATTTCAACGTCTTCCAATCGCCATTGCAACAAATGGGGAGCATTGCCATGAATGGATATTCCATTGGAAGATACACTGGGGGCCACTCCGGCAAAGGAGGATACCAAACGGGCAGGGTCGTCAAAACCTCCGGCATAGCGGCTCGCTTCTTCCACACTCAACATACGGGCTCCGGTAGTAGCCATCTTATTCATCGCCTCCTCTTTATTGGTTCTGGCACGAATCACTACTTCATTGAGTTCGTTTACACTTTCTTTCAAAGGAATTTCCAGATAAACCTCCTTGGCGGAAGTTACCAGTATCTCTCTGAAAATACCCGGCTCATATCCCATAAAGGCTGCCTCTACCGTATGCCGTCCAACAGGAACCTGTGGTATGCTGAAACGCCCGAGACTGTCTGTTATCGTACCTGTTCCCTCTTTTTCGGATAATCTCACCGTTGCATACGGTATCGGGTGTTTTGAATCCCCGTCAATAACCATTCCCCGGATTGTCTGTACCGGCCGTCCTTTTCTCTGCGGTGTCTGACTAAACGCCACTGCGGATACCAACAAAGCAACCAACAAAAGTATCCACCCGCCATAACGATGTATTTTCCGGGTTAACTCTTCACTAAGAACTCTTTCAAAGGTTTTGAGTACTGCGCTGCATTCATCTGCGGAGATACCTGACTGAATAGATATTTTTTCTAATAATCTAGTTTTATTCATCTTCATGATTTTATTCTGTTTTTATTTCGTCACGAAGATAGAGTATAGAAGATTGCCGATTTTTGAAATGAGACGAATGCATCCCGTTCGTAGACAAAACACAAAATTGATAAGACGAAAAATCGTCCGAACTATGGAATTTCACTTAAAGAAGAACCTCTTTTTAAAAGACACATCACTTTCAGAACGATTTATATCCTCTAAAAGTGATGTGACTTTTTTTAATAGCACACGCCAACCTACCCTAAAAAGTCGGTCTTATCTTTATCCGTGATCTCCCGAATTACTTTACATGGCACTCCCGCAGCGATTACATTTTCCGGCACATCCTTAGTCACTACACTTCCTGCTCCGATTACCGAATTTCTCCCAATGGTAACACCACCCATAATATGAACGCCTGCACCAATCCAGACATTATCCTCTATTACAATCGGATGTGCATAGCAACCTCCCATAATGCGTTCCCGGGCATCAAGTGCATGATTTGCTGTGTACAATCCTACACGTGGCCCCAACAATACATTATCCCCTATTGTAATAAGATTCCCATCCAACATGATGCAATCAAAATTAGCAAAGAAGTTGTTTCCTATAGTGATATTAAATCCAAACTCACACCGGAAATTGGGTTCGAAGTGAACATTCTCCCCAATGCCTTTCAACAAATTGCGTAATAATGCTTCACGAACCTCTTTGGGTTTTCCATAAGTAGAGTTATAATCATTAGTCAGAAAAACGACTTGTTCTCTTCTCTGAACCAGTTCTGTAGACAAATCATTATACATAGTCCCCGACAACATTCTTTCATACAATTCTCTATTTTCCATATCTATATCATAATGATTGATTAAAGTCCTTTTGTAATCACCGGTAATCCGAAAAAGCCTTTTTGTAAAGTCAGTATCTTCGATGCACCTGCCTTGGCCTTATTATAAGTGGAAAGTGACACATGCAGCTCTTCCACAGCTCCATTCTCAAAAGCTACCTGCAAATAGTATTCCTTACGTATGCCATCCGAAACATAACGATGCCTGCCTACTCTACGGGTCTTCTTGTGTGTTTCTACATATTTTTTCTGTACCATCACTGTTTCTTCGTGTGTGGAAGCAGGATCGGCAAACCAATAATTACCGCCAAGAAACAAGACATAACTGATGGCACCGATGCAAGCCAAATGACACAAACAATTAATTACTTTACCATCCATGGTTGTCAGCCATATCCATTTCTTATAGAATGGGATAGTAACAAGAGCAATCAAAAGCGCCATTCCAAGAGGTATCCACCAGGCAGTCAGTGTATCTTCGTAGATAACATATCCAATGCCACACGAAGCAATAAATATCAGAAGCATCAAAAAGCGAAGTATCCTAATAAATAGAGTTTTCATCATATTTCTTTCATTTATACGCAAATATAAAAATAAGCTACTGAAAACACTGATTATTAAGAAAAATACTTGATTCAACCTACTAATTCATGATTAATCAAAAGCCTTTTGCCGATATATCAAGACCTTTTGATTTTCCATCATAACTGAAATTCATGCTTATTGTATCTCCTAATAAAATGACAGCTATACAATCATTCTTTTGTGAAAGAAAGAATATGACTAATATGTCTGGAGGATGTTCCTAATAAAATAGAATATTGACCGGAATTCACTTTCCAATCATGCGTTTCATCATCCCAGAAAGCCAAATCCTCTGGCGTTATTTCAAATTCTACAGTTTGATTCTCTCCTGAATTTAAAAATATCTTCTTAAACCTTTTCAGTTCTTTCTCGGGACGCGACACAGATGGTTGATTTTCTTTGAGATATAGCTGTATAACTTCAGCTCCTTTCTGACTTCCTGTATTTGTAATAGTCACCGAACATCTTATCATTTGGTCATTCATTTTTTTAGATGACAAACGTGGTTTAATCAATGTAAAAGTTGTATAAGAAAGCCCATACCCAAAAGGATAAAGTGGTTCTATATTTTTTGTATCATACCATCTATATCCCACTAATACACTTTCTCCATAATTCACATCATACACATTGATAAGATGCTCATTTTTAAGTTCATTATAGAGTGACGCCCCTTTAGGTAAGTATCCCCATGCCGGTGAGTCCTCAAATGTTTTTTCTATAGTCATTGGTAACTTACCAGAAGGAGTTACCTTACCTGTGATAATATCTGTAAGTGCTTCAAAACCCGATTGTCCTCCATACCACCCGTAAATCAAACCCGCCAATCGATCATTCCATGCAGACATATCAATAGCTGATCCCGTATTGAGGATAGCAATAGTATTAGGATTATTTTTAGTGACATATCGCATTAATGATTCATCTTCTTTTGGCAAAGCAAATGGACGTTCTATTGCTTCTTTATCTCGCGTACCCATACTTAGCAAAACGATGTCAGCCTCTTTTATATCAGCTACAGTAGGCTTTTCTATATAATACACTGTTCTGCCAAAAGCTCTCTGTAATGCTTCAATCAGACTTACATTATTGTAGCCGATTACTTCTGCAGCTCCATAGCCACGAGGTATTTCATATATAAACTTACCTGTCAATAATATTTTTCTATTCTTTGTTGGATCAAGTGGCAAAATATTATCTCTGTTTTTAAGTAAAACAATTCCTTCTTCTGCCACTTGTCGTGCAATTTTTTCATGCTCCTGATACTTATCAAGCAAAGACAAGTCATATTTGGACCTATCATAAAATCCCATTGCAATACAAGTAGCCAAAATAGGACGCACCATATCATCTAAATCTTTTTCTGTGATTTTTTTCTGATGGTATAAACCCAACACAGATTCTCCAAAATTATATGAACCAGGCATCTCCAAATTCTGTCCTGATTTAATAACTTTCTCCAAATTCCACACCGAATTCCAATCACTCATTACCAACCATTTAAATCCCAATTTTTCTCTAAGAATATTCTTAATAACATATGAACTTTGCCCAGCCCACTCTCCATCAATTTGGTTATACGAGGTCATTACAGACATAGCACCTGCATCTATTCCTGCCTTAAAACCAGGTAAATAGATTTCATTCATAGCTCGTTCGCTAATGATAGAATTACTCCGTTTACGATAAAATTCGGTGTTGTTCCCATAGAAATGCTTCAAACAAGCCGCTGTGCCTGTACTTTGAAGTCCCGTTACATATTGACTTACCATTTGAGATACTAAATAAGGATCTTCTCCAAAATATTCAAAGTTTCTTGCACATTGAGATTGTCGATAAATATTTAATCCAGGACCCAACAAAACTTCGATACCTCCGGCTCTACATTCCTCACCAATAGCTTTTGCATATTGGTAAGATAGATCTGGAGAAAATGTAGAGGCTAACAATATAGGAGAAGGAAAAGCTGTTGAGCGTTCCAATTGTTTCACCACATTAGGATCAGGCAAATTATTTCGGATATTTACTCCTTGTGTTGCATCCGACAAGTAAATGGGAAGTATCCCTTTCTCTTCGAATCCTTTAATAAAGAATTTATTATATCCTCTGACCATAAGTGCCTTCTCTTCTATCGTCAATCGTTCCAATAAGTCATTCGCCTTTTTATATGCCGCAGTTGCGTCCATTATTTGTTGAGCATATATCCCAATGCAACTAATAAACATAAAAACAAGTGAGATAATTTTTTTCATATTATGAAAACTCTTTAATGTAGAACTCCTC includes:
- a CDS encoding beta-glucosidase, producing the protein MKKIISLVFMFISCIGIYAQQIMDATAAYKKANDLLERLTIEEKALMVRGYNKFFIKGFEEKGILPIYLSDATQGVNIRNNLPDPNVVKQLERSTAFPSPILLASTFSPDLSYQYAKAIGEECRAGGIEVLLGPGLNIYRQSQCARNFEYFGEDPYLVSQMVSQYVTGLQSTGTAACLKHFYGNNTEFYRKRSNSIISERAMNEIYLPGFKAGIDAGAMSVMTSYNQIDGEWAGQSSYVIKNILREKLGFKWLVMSDWNSVWNLEKVIKSGQNLEMPGSYNFGESVLGLYHQKKITEKDLDDMVRPILATCIAMGFYDRSKYDLSLLDKYQEHEKIARQVAEEGIVLLKNRDNILPLDPTKNRKILLTGKFIYEIPRGYGAAEVIGYNNVSLIEALQRAFGRTVYYIEKPTVADIKEADIVLLSMGTRDKEAIERPFALPKEDESLMRYVTKNNPNTIAILNTGSAIDMSAWNDRLAGLIYGWYGGQSGFEALTDIITGKVTPSGKLPMTIEKTFEDSPAWGYLPKGASLYNELKNEHLINVYDVNYGESVLVGYRWYDTKNIEPLYPFGYGLSYTTFTLIKPRLSSKKMNDQMIRCSVTITNTGSQKGAEVIQLYLKENQPSVSRPEKELKRFKKIFLNSGENQTVEFEITPEDLAFWDDETHDWKVNSGQYSILLGTSSRHISHILSFTKE